Part of the Engystomops pustulosus chromosome 4, aEngPut4.maternal, whole genome shotgun sequence genome is shown below.
gcaggtgcacttccaaaaatcttcccttttcattactaaaaacatacattttaggttcccaaatgaagaatcacctgtatacaacatggaaaatacttcggagcagttttataatgtaaaatttccccagtaacgacttcatcattgtctatggcagtgatggcgaacctatggcacgggtgccagaggtggcactcagagccatttctgtgggcactcagaccattgcccagGACAGAATTCagcaaataggaccaaatccaccataactttctgcagtcccaggaagagctgctgctctcagcgctattttaaagggacacttcattgtctgtttggaactgcaggaaaagtgagacggtgctgagagaccctgcagagaagctacaatgagagtctgaatttgtcctccttctttcaactgtattggttgcctcagggggccgatacgattgaaagatgtggaagcagtagcaataagttactgcttcaaatgccatgttggcacttcatggtaaataagtggattttggttgtagtttgggcactttgtctccaaaaggttcgccatcactggtctatgggatcatctctgggagtgattattgtcttattgtacagatctgagaatattatcagtctccatttactgtacattatatatattttttttttttacatctctgtaacttttagtccctgcagttacatcacaatgatagtttttgtgcagagatgaagccctgaacgttctgtcacattttctcagtctcttttcattattgctcacaaatgagatctaacaatttgcgccaaatttggcgctaatttaggcgcaaatgaatgggacatgcgacaattccaaagtgcatttactaaggcagaaccagatccatcatagatcaggagccaaaaagaagagcaaaccaggcgcaaaaacaggcgaacctgagaccccactatgattaatgtcccccctagagtgcttcaccagaggtcagaggggtctgtctgtaactaggggtcgtctgtaagtcgggtgtccttaagtagttgGTCGCTTGTAGTATGTGCTATTTTTATGTAGAGACTTGTCCGGAGTAGTATGTGGGTGCTTTATGATGCAGTTACTTGGCTTATTTTGTTAAAAGTTAGACTCTAGTTGGACCCCTGATATATGGGTCCATAcgttgctgtcctgctatagactGTAACGATATACAGATTCTGGGATATTATGTATCAAATCTTGTTGCAATATGAATTTTGTAAATAATTATCAGATTTTCACCCTCTATGTGAACAGAACCTTAGCCTGATGTGCAGAACCACCCTCTGCTCCGATACACCGCTGGGTCCAACAAGCCTCTTCTTGTGCATTGTACTTACAACACAGAATGTGTGTATCCAGTCACCTCTGGTATGAATTCCACTAACAAGTCCTGGCAGTGCACTGGGACTGGCAGATGCCTGGTATGATGTGTGGATCTGGGTGTGTACATTTCATTACAGACTGGAGAATTCTGGGGAATATTTAAAGAATTGtggaatggaatttttttttgtttttgtttttccaaTTCAGTGTACACTTTAAAGTGAATCCATACTTTTTATTACTTGTAGCCTCATTATTCCAATCAATTCCCTTATTTTGTATTGATTAATTGTACTAATACCCTGAATTTTGTTTTTCCTAATCCTGAACTTCAAACCCCTGTCACAGACTTATAAGTGATTAAAGATCACTGTTagtgtcaccactagggggagcttcggagtttatagttattatagagttcTATCTATAAACAGTCTTCATTGTACtccagagctccctctagtggttgcTGCAGGAAGCCAGTTTGTTTAAAATGCAGAGAATTTTCAATATTCTGTATCAAACAAGAAGGGATAACACATGAGCAAATGaaggaatttttattaaaatttctcTTTATTCCCTTCCAACAGCTCTGCTTCCAATTCCCATAGTCAGCTTAGAAGACAAGGTAAAAATAAACGAGGAAACAAAGGTGACCTGCATGCTGCCGGCCAGCGATTGTCAATGTCTGGAGGTGGAGTTACGGATCATCACAGAGCAAAAACTCAAAAACTGTATCTCTCACAAGGGAAATCTCCCTAATGTCACCTGCACACTGGAGGTCACCGAAGACATGCACGAGGTGGAGATATCCTGCGAGGCTCACTTCAGGACCAAGAGCAGACCTCAAAAGCTGAATATTCAGAGTAAGTATGTGGCCAAGTCTGCAGGATGCAGTGTGTTCCACGTGGCCCATATCCACCAGCCAATACAAAAATTAGTGGGTGCTTCCCAAGTTATTTTGGTTCCCcctattttatacatttaaaaaaattaacacaattttgtACAGACATTTATGGCAGTCCCTATAATATCCATGGTGGATAGGGATAAGTTAATTTTGGTGCCCTAGTCAAAATTGTCCCCCTTTCCAAACTACACTGTAAAATCATCTGTAGCaccccatagtaatgtagccaATCATTCCTCTATACTAACGTAGCACATGACCCCTATAGTCATGTAGCACTGAAAGCATCCTCCTGATATAGCACAAGACCCTCTAGTAATATAGCGCATGACCCACCAAGTAATATGGCGCAGGACCCCCCCTGGTGATATAGCGCAGGACCCCCTTAGTGATATAGCGCTGGTCCGTCCCCTAGTGATATAtcatagaaccccccccccctagtaataTAGCGCAGGACCCCACACCCCCACCTTAGTAATGTAGCACAGGACAGCATAGTAATATAGCACAAGATCCCACTAATAGTATAGCACAGGATTCACTCTCATAAAATAGTGCAGGACACCCCCCAGCAATATAGCATGGGATCCTCCTGAGAATAGCACAATACCCGTGGTCAGTAATACAGCGCAGGATCCCCATAGTTATGTtgaagaaaattttaaaaaaagtatactcacctacctgtgctccctgcagcctcctccttggCAGACGCTTCTTTATTTCACACAGGACACTGGCAGTGTGATACCCCTGGTGCCAATGTACTCTCTATGGAACAGGCAGCAACAATGATGTTATTGCTCACCGCAGAGGGAACAGGCAGCTTCCTAAAGAAGCAGCGGCAATCAGTGATATGTGCATGATAAAGACGCACATACCATTGATTACTATCAGGAACTGACGGTTGCTATCCTCGCCTCCCTTTGTGTGGACACCAAAGCTAACCACAGACGAAATTAAGCCTTATATTGTTGGGTCGTGGTCACTaatttttcaacaaactttgcatgaaTTATTAGTAAACACATATAAGAATAAcagtgcttctttctccacttgcttggCTCTTATCCTTCCCTCGCACCTCCTTATTTACTTTACATCTGAATTCCGTCTTGCTAAAATCAACACAGAATCTGCGGGAATTCAGATTTCATGGATGTCTATTGTGAGGGGAggagtcagtggggcagatttacttacccggcccattcgcgatccagcggcgcgttctgtgcggtggattcggctccggccgggattcactaaggcaattcctccgacgtccaccagatgtcgctgcactgaagtccgccgaggttcgctgtaatgccctgaaattcaccggcctatacttggtgaaggtaagtgcaattttcgcgacacattttttttttaaatgcggcggtttttccgaatccgtcgggttttcgttcggccatgccctccgatttccgacgcgtgcatgccagcgccgatgcgccacaatccagtcacgtgcgccaaaatcccggggcaatacagggaaaatcggcgcaaatcggaaatattcgggtaacacgtcgggaaaatgcgaatcgggcccttagtaaatgacccccagtgagtcaCAAGGTGCAAAGTTTCCTCCCACCAACTAAAAGAGCGCAACAAACCCTCAGACAAGGCTGCAGATAAAACAGTGATATATGGACCTAATTATTTCTTCAAAATAGGAAAAAAGTTTGGAAAAGTGATCTTCTTACCCAACATTTACCTCCTAATAGGAGCATCTCCCGCCCTGTCCCTGTACTACAGGACTTACACCCTACAATGCCAGGCACCGGCCCATGTGTGGGGGAATCTTGGCAGTGAGCGGAGGACATGACTCATACACAACTTGTTTGCAGACAAGTTTCTCATATATgcagcagattttttttctcttttagaaCTTTCTgttattttaggattttttttttcgttcCCATCCAGCATGGAGAAGGCTTGCTGTCTCCCAAAAAGGCCAGGACTCGCTGTGTCTTCGGCTTTCCCTGTACAGATTTTGCTGAAGTGCTTGGATTGAAGCCAGTAAACATCACTGACAGAATCCATGAGAAAAGATGTGACCATGTAGTATGTGCACGGCTTAGGGCCGCAAAAACGGCAGCTGGGGCAGGTCCTATTCGTGCCCTTTTTTTGCACCGCAGCCATTGAGCTCTTTCCTCCCGGCCCAAACCTGCGGCCTGTTTTTGCACACGtgtttgtcactggagagatgtgtaatcagacctttaggtatgttgttagtagcagcaggactgtgaaaaattatttcatattccaagattgtaactTCATCCTGGGCTTCTCTACAGCCCCactcctctgctctgagtaacagcTGTAGCAATCTCCGGGTAGGAGATTACAGAAGTCGTTCAATGCAGATGGTGGTGCAAATATGGGGGAAGTTCAATGGACAGAGGAAGAGGCGGATTTACCCATAATGCATCCCACACTACTAAGAGAGCAGGGGTCACACGCAGCGGTGGGATGCAAGTCCACCCGAATCAGCTATTAAAATAAAAGTCAGTTCAAGGAATCAGGGAGGAGCAGGTTTAAGATCTGCATCTTCCCTGCCCACCCCATGGGGTGACATTGTCCCATTCGATCACCACTCTCCTAATCCTCTTCCCCATGGATTTTCTTCTCCCTTTAGCAAGTGCCGAaaccttaaaagggttgtcccaaaTTTAGGTAGTTTTCCTCAATTCACTAAGAATCACAGCTGGaggaccctcaccaatcatcCCTATCACCAATCATCCCTATCACCAATCATCACCATCACCAATCATCACCATCACCAATCATCACCATCACCAATCATCACCATCACCAATCATCACCATCACCAATCAATCTCACCACATGGGATTGGCTGGAGAATGGTCAAGCGCAATGCTCAGCAATCTTCAGCATTTTGGGTCCGGCTTTCATGATTGGTTGGGGTTCCAGCTGTTAAAACCCCACTGATTAGGAATTTATCCCCTAACTTGTGGATTCAGGATAACTTCTTACattgggacaacctctttaagtacTAACCAAAGGAAAAGAAATAAtaaagagggaagaggaggaataGCCTTTCGAGGTAACACTGTCACACCAAGGGACTGAGTGTAGCGCTAGGTGTGCCCATAACTTAACATTGCAAAATGTTACATCATTccctgcacagaacacagcagtgtgaggacatatgcagtagtggattatagtgtaggcggtttgggtggtagtccAAGGCCCAAGCCTTCTCGGGTCCCACTTACCTACTGACATTTATATCACTGATGTGGCAGTGGAGGTCTATGCGACCCATTAGACCCCAGGGCACCCTTCTGATTTCTACCTCACTCTGGTTGACCATTGGTCGaagaataaaactaaaaatattgAATGCCAAAGTATAAAAGCCAATAAACATTATATAAACACAACTAAAAGGGGGTTATCTACCCTATTTGGGGTTTGGAGTTAGGAATCCAAAAAAAGGGACCCCACTATCTTTTACTATAAAAAATGGCTCCTAAGAGCATCCCTTGGTCTGGAGGACTGAACATGTCTCTGCAATATACAAATAGCCCATTGAGGTCGACACAAATTGGGAATGGATCCTGGGGTAAAAATGCAGACCTTAACCCTTCACCAATGTTCAAAGTGTGCAATATAAAGAGGTCATGTGGAATTCTCCTATCTCCAATGTTGGACTGGAGTCCAAACCCAATACTAGACCTCAGAGGTCCTTCAGGAGGATAACCCACTTTGGAGGCTAGTAGGATCTATTTAACAAAGTTGGATAAAGAGTTGGACCctcagaaaaaaactttttacctGGTAGGCAATCTGACTCTCTCCTATGATTAGCTGGGCTGTAGACCTGAAGCTCGATGGTGCCATCACCTCCCCTGCACCTCTTGTAGCAATACCATTAGCCAACAAAAATACCGATATCTCAAATTTCACAACCCGTTCTAACTCTTCTTCTCTCTTTCAGCTGAACCCGAGTTTACAGACTGTCCCGATAAGCTGGTTTGGATAGAGGGACAAGAAAACAGCTTCCACTGCAAAGCCAAAGGCTACCCCCCACCCACCGTGTCCTGTGTGAAGGACAGCACCGTGTACATGGAAGGGGAGAAATTCACAACATTCAAAAACATGTCCGGAGACTACAACTGCAGAGCTGTCAACTTCGATGTGGTGTCAAAGACAATTACAGTGTCTGTGCAGTGTAAGTACCCTCAGGAAGGAGACGGGTGAGAGGTGGCACCATCTGCAGGCTAACATCTTCAGGACCCACAGACTCCTACATCAACATACACTTCCTGTGAAGACAATTACCCCAtaacaaaaatgtattattaatggGTACCGCTTTCTTTGGAGAGCAACTAAAGCAGAAACAGTAGGATTTGTACTGCCCAATAGCCGCTGGGTCCTAGCCATAGTAGTACATGGCTTAGATTTCACGAAGGCCGGTGCTGGAGCAAATCATTTGCCAGTGTCCCTACACTAGTGTTCAAGTCATAGTCTGACCCCTGCATGTAGGGAATTTTCTTTGTCCTTGCCTCTGCCCAAACAATAGTTTACAAAATTTTGCCTTGACCTTTGCCTACTCTCTGTCTATATCCTTACCTCTTACTA
Proteins encoded:
- the LOC140128094 gene encoding intercellular adhesion molecule 5-like, which produces MEVSFVWSLFFITFLRVFRVHALLPIPIVSLEDKVKINEETKVTCMLPASDCQCLEVELRIITEQKLKNCISHKGNLPNVTCTLEVTEDMHEVEISCEAHFRTKSRPQKLNIQTEPEFTDCPDKLVWIEGQENSFHCKAKGYPPPTVSCVKDSTVYMEGEKFTTFKNMSGDYNCRAVNFDVVSKTITVSVQYEPVISPIIVHPSDSVMEGDNVTLVCEADAVPPATYSWHTPSLQVQYDHDNRTIHIKDVKKAHEGFYICIAQNQHGIQMRKQKITVTEPEIVPEIDISKLSSETGNGAEKMGAAYGGLLALLLYSSFHYLF